CTTCGCGACGCCGTCGGGAACGAGCTCGCCCCGATTCGGCACCAGGGGTGCACCATCCTCGTCGACCTTCCCGACCAGCACCGGGCGGGAGCGACTGTTCACCAGCAGCCGACCGAGCTGCTCTTCGATAATGGGGCGCTTCTCCTCGATGACGAGCACCTCGTCGCAGCTCTCGGCGAACTCGACGACGCGCGTCGGTTCCAGCGGCCACGGCATCGCGACTTTGAAGACCGCCAGCCCGAGCTCGGCGGCTCGGCCATCGTCGATCCCGAGGGCATCGAGCGCGGCCCGCACGTCGAGGAATGCTTTCCCGGTGGTGACGATGCCCAATGTGCGCCGGGCACCGCCAATCACCATCTTGTCGAGACCGTTCGCGCGCGCGAATGCCTGGGCCGCCGGAAGCCGGTGCTCATAGAGAAGCTGCTCGGCGATCAGTCCGCCGCTGCCGCGCCAGATGTTGAGGCCGGACGGAGGCACCGCCACTTCGGGAAGCGCTATTGAGACGCGATCGGCATCGACGGCGACCGAGGCGCCGCTCTCGATGATGTCGGTGACGCATTTGAAGCCGATCCAGCAGCCCGAAAACCGCGACATCGCCCAGCCGTAAATCCCGTAATCCAGGTACTCCTGCACGGTCGCCGGATGCAGTATCGGCATCGCGCAATGAATGAACGCCTGATCACTGGCGTGAGCGAGCGTCGAGGACCGCGACCCGTGGTCATCGCCGGCAAGGACGAGCACACCGCCGTGCGCAGCCGCGCCGGCGTATGCGCCGTGCTTGATCGCATCGATCGAGCGATCGACCCCCGGGCCTTTCCCGTACCAGATCGAAAACACGCCGTCGTAGCGCATGCCCGGCATGATCGAGGCCCGCTGTGTCCCCCAGACCGAGGTTGCGGCCAGGTCCTCGTTGAGTCCGGGCTGGAAGTGGATGTCGTGCTGGGCGAGGAACTCACGGCCCTGGTGGAGCGCCTGGTCGTATCCACCCAGCGGCGACCCTGGATAGCCGGAGATGAACCCCGCGGTGCGAAGGCCGGCCGCGACGTCGCGCTGGTGCTGGACCATCGGAAGGCGGACCAGCGCCTGGGTGCCCGTGACGTAGACGCGGCCAGAGGTCTGCCGATACCGGTCGTCGAGCTGATAGGAGGTCTTGACGGCCACTTCACAACTCCCTTGACCGAGGCTTCCGGGGCACGGGAAGCTCCTTGACTGAATAGAGACGGATTAATCGAAGATTATTAAGGAAATCTACGGCGCCCTGCGGGGGCGGTCAACTGAGGTGGATGACTCGGCAAGCCGGAGCGGCGACAACGCCTGCGTTGGGCCCAATTCCCAGCGCTCTGGTTCAGGACGGAACGCGGCATTACAGCCCGGCGGAACCCGTCCGCATTGCCCGGATCATGTTGTCCTGCACGAACGACGCGACAAGCTGCCCATCTCGCCGAAATACGTCGGCGCGCCCGTAGCTTCGACCGCAGCCCGCGTACGGACTGCGCTGCGACAGCAGCAGCCACTCGCCCGCGGAGAAGGGCTCATGGAAGGTGATGGTGTGGCTCAGCACGCCGGTCGAAAGCGTCTTGTGTGCGAGCGCCTGCCCAACCCCTGGATGGGGCCGCATGGCAGTACCGATGAGGAAACCGTCTGTGGCATACGCGAGCAGCGCTTGCCCGATCACCCGATCATCGGGCGCGCCGACGAAGCGGTTCCACACGTCGAGCTCGGGCGGGCCGACGGCTTCAGGATCGTTGATGTCGACGCCCCCGACGACGCGAATCTGCCAGCCGCCCTCTTCGTCACCGTGCATTTCATCGGGATCCGATGCGATCACAGGCGAGTCGGCGTGGCGGATGATGTCCTGTTCATCCGCCGAGAGGAGCACCATCGATTTGGCGCAGATTCGCTCACCCTGACTGATCGTCACAGTGGAACTCGCCAACGTCCGGCCGCTGTGCACCGGATCGACGACAACCTCGACCGGCTCGTCCGGCGACGCGGTCCGAGCAAAGACTATGTGCAGCGTCTTCGCGGCCTTACCTTCGTGGCCCAGGCAAGCGGCCACGATGGATTGCGCCATGAGCTGTCCGCCGAAGACGACGGAGCTCCCCATGTCGACGTTGCTGCCGATGAAGCGGCCGGGGCCCGCCTGCGTCAACGCGAGGCTGTCTAGAAGCCCCTGGACGGTGAAACCCATCGCTACCCGGCTGCGCTAAACCGACCGCCCTCAAGGCGGGCTTCGCATCGGTGTTGCATCGCCACCGTCGGATCGCTCACGTCAGCAGGCATGCAATCTGCCGGCTTCGCCCCCAGCGCCGCGCAGCCATCGGCACACGGCCGGCCCGAGATGGCAAGTGAGCACCAGGGCAGGGTCTTGCGCCTAGCGACATAGCGGTGAATTTAACTACCTTAAAAAATCGCTGTCAAGCGCCCAGAACCCTTTAATTAAGTTAGGTAGGTTGCTAGCCTGGCGCGCGTGTCTCGTCAATGCGTGGGTCTCGTTGACCAGCTGTGCACGGCATTGACACCTGGCAGAGGCAGACTGCGGTGACCGCAGACGCGCTAACCCCGCGCCCCTTCCCCTGGCTGTCAGTGCTACGACCCATTGCGGGGTTAGGGACCATCCTCGCAACCGCCCTGGTTTTCGTGTTTGTGGCGGACATCTTCCAAGGCAACTTAACTAGAACCGTTCCGGTGACGGTGCTGTCGGATCGTGCCGGACTTGCGATGAGTCCGGACGCCAGGGTGAAAATGTTGGGCGTCCAGGTCGGCAAGGTGTCCTGGATCGAAGACTTGCCCGACGGCGGAGCCGCGATCCACCTTGCGATGGACCCAGCGCGGCTGCATCTCATTCCGGCCAATGTTCTCGTCGACGTCGCATCCACGACGGTGTTCGGTGCCAAGTTCGTGCAGCTGGTGCCTCCCGCGGACCCATCGCGTGCGCCGATGTACGCCGGGCAAGTACTGGATTCCAAGCATGTCACCATCGAGATCAACACGGTGTTCCAACAGCTGACGTCGGTGTTATCAGAAGTCGAGCCCGCCAAGCTCAACGAGACGCTTGGCGCAATCGCATCGGCATTGCGCGGGCGGGGCGAGAAATTCGGTCAGATGGTTTCACATCTGAACAAATTTCTGGCCACGGTTGATCCGAGCCTGCGCACCTTGAGCCATGACATCGAGGTCTCGCCAGCGGTCATGAATGCCTATGCCGATGCTGCGCCGGATCTCGTCAAGATTGCCGGCAACGCGACGCAAGTGAGCAAGACCTTCGTCGAAGAACAGCAGAACTTGGACACGTTGCTGATCAGCACGATCGGACTGGCCGATGTCGGAAACGACGTGGTGGGCAACAACCGGCAAGCGCTCACCGATGTAGTTCATCTTCTAGTGCCGACCACAGATCTGGCGAACCAATACCACGAGGGGCTGACCTGCTCGCTGCGGGGAATGTTGCCGCTGGTGCATACCCCGGCGTTGCCCGATCCCGGCGTTGTTATCTCAGTCAGTTTGCTGTTCGGTCGGGAACGATATCGGTACCCGTCGAACTTGCCAAAGGTCGCGGCGAAAGGCGGTCCGCACTGTATGGATTTGCCGAATGTGCCGTTCGCCAAGCGGGAGCCCTTCCTTGTCACCGACGTGGGCGCTAACCCAGCGCAGTACGGAAACCAAGGAATCCTGCTGAATTCCGATCGGCTCAAGCAAATGCTTTTCGGGCCGATCGACGGGCCGCCGCGCAACTCTACACAGATCGGTCAGCCGGGATGAGCGCCCTTGCGCGCACAGGCGTCAAATTCGGACTCTTCGCGACCCTGACGGCGGTCTTAACAGGGTTCCTGCTCGTTGTCTTCAGCGAATACCGCACCGGTTCAACGAATGGATATTCGGCGGTCTTCGCCGATGCGTCGCGGCTCAAGGCAGGCGATTCGGTGCGTGCCGCCGGTATCCGGGTTGGCACGGTCAACGGCGTTGCGCTGCAACCGGACAACACCGTCTTGGTGACGTTCGATGCTGACCGCAACGTCGTGCTGACCACAGGTACCCGGCTGGCCGTGCGTTACCTCAATCTGGTAGGAGATCGCTACCTGGACCTGATAGACGGTCCCGGTTCGATGCGGATCCTCCCTGCCCACGCGCAGATTCCCCGGGACCGTACCGAGCCGGCGCTGGATCTGGATCTCTTGCTAAGTGGGCTCAAACCGGTAATCCATGGCCTGAATTCTCAACAGGTCAACGCGCTGACCGCATCGCTGCTGCAGATCGTACAGGGACAGGGAGGAACGCTGCAATCTCTACTGTCCAAGACATCGTCGTTCACCAGCGGGTTAGCGGACAACGACCAAGTGATCAAACAGCTCATCGACAATCTCAACACCGTTGTCGCAACGCTCGACAAGAACGGTGACAAGTTTTCGGGTGCGGTCGATCGCCTCGAGCGGCTGGTGAGCGGGTTGTCGGCCGACCGCGATCCGATCGGTGCTGCCATCGATTCGCTGGACAACGGAACCGCATCGATCGCGAACCTGCTGGCCACAGCGCGCCCGCCGTTGGCTGCAACGGTGGGCCAGTTAAATCGATTGGCGCCCATCCTCGATCAGGACAAAGACCACCTCGACGCCGCGCTGCAAAGAGCCCCTGAGAACTACCGCAAGCTGGCGCGATTCGGTTCGTACGGAAGCTTCGTCAACTACTACATCTGCGAACTGTCATTGCGCGTAACCGATCTGCAGGGTCGCACCGTCGTGGTCCCGTGGTTCAAGCAGAAAGACGGGAGGTGCGCAGAGCCCTGATGTTGAGGTACCGCGAAGCCAAGATGATGCGCGCCGGGTTCATCGGCGTGGTCCTGGTCGTATTGATTGTCGCGGTCGGGCTGCAACCGCAGCGGCTGGTGTCGTTGGCGACCGACGTCAGATATAGGGCACTGTTCGCTGAGGCGGGCGGCCTTGCTCTGGGCGACGCCGTGACGGTGTCGGGTATCAAAGTCGGGGCGGTGTCCGATGTTTCACTGCACAGCGGTAAGGCGCTGGTCACGTTCACCATCAACAGCAAAGTCCGGCTGGGATCCGACAGCACTGCTCATATCCGCACCGGATCGCTGTTGGGCCAACGGGTGCTGACCCTAGAGCCCGCCGGCCGCCGAAGGATGTCGCCGAACGAGGTCATCCCGGTCTCGCGCACTTCGTCGCCCTATTCACTGGTCGACGCGGTCAGCGACCTCACAACCAATGTTGCCGGAACCGACACCCAAACGCTCAACCAATCACTGGATACTCTCGCTGCCACAATCAATAGAGTTGCACCGCAATTGGGCCCCACATTTGACGGGCTGACCCGGCTGTCGCGCGCACTCAACGGCCGCAATGAGGTGCTGCGCGAGTTGCTCAACAGCGCTGGCAACGTGACCGGGATCTTGGCCGAACGCAGCCAACAGCTCAACACGTTGCTTCTCAACGCCAACGACCTAATCGGCGTTCTCAACGAACGCCGGCAAGCGATCGTCGATTTGCTCGGCAGCACCTCTGCGCTGGCCAAGCAGCTCTCCGGGCTGGTGGCGGACAACCAAAAGGAATTGGCTCCGATCTTAGACAAGCTCAATTCGGTCACCGCGATGCTGGAAAAGAACCGTGACAACATCGCCAAAGCACTGCCAGGGATGGCGAAATTCCAAGTCACTCAAGCCGAGACCGTCGCCAATGGCTTCTACTACAACGCCTTCGTGCCCAACCTTCCCCCCGCGCAAAACTTGCAACCTTTTCTGGATTACGCGTTCGGGTTCCGGCGGGGCACCAACGCGGGCCAGCCGCCGGATAATGCCGGGCCTAGGGCCGAATTCCCGTTTCCCTACAACGGAATTCCGGGAGGTTCCCGATGAACCGAAGGCGGTTGGTTGCCGTGACCGCAGCTGTGCTCGTCGGACTCATCATCGGTGGGGCGACCCCGCTCATTCGTCAGTCGTACTTCGCACCTAAGACGGTCACCGCGGTCTTCACCACCGCCACCGGCATTTACCCGGGAGACGAAGTCCGGGTCGCCGGGGTCAAGGTGGGCAACATCAGATCCATCAAGCCTGACGGCACGCAGATAACGATGACGTTGAATGTCAACCACGATGTGCCCATCCCCGCGGATGCCAAGGCGGTGATCGTCGCCCAAAATCTCGTCGCCGCAAGGTATGTGCAGCTTGCACCCGCCTACGAGTCGAGCGGGCCCACAATGCCCGATGGGGCGGTGATCCCCGTTGACCGCACCGCGGTGCCCGTCGAATGGGACGAGGTCAAAACCCAGCTGATGCGGCTGGCAACCGACTTAGGACCGACAAGTGGCGTGTCGAGCACCTCGGTGTCGCGGTTCATCGACAGCGCGGCCAATGCGATGAACGGCAACGGCGACAAACTGCGCCAGACGCTAGCGCAATTGTCCGGGATCGGCCGCATCCTGGCCGACGGTAGCGGCAACATCGTCGACATCCTCAAGAACCTGCAGACCTTCGTTACCGCGCTGCGCGACAGCAACACTCAGATCGTGCAATTTGAGGACCACTTCGCCTCACTGACCAGTGTGCTCAATGGTAGCCGCTCCGACCTGGACTCCGCGCTCAACGATCTCTCGGTCGCGGTCGGCGAGGTACAGCGGTTCATCGCTGGCACCCGCGACAAGGCATCCGAGCAAGTACAGCGGCTGGCCAACGTCACCCAAACAATTACCGATCACCGAATCGATTTGGAAAACATCCTGCACGTCGCGCCTAACGCCTTTGCCAACGGCTACAACATGTACAGCCCGGACACCGGAAGCGTTGTCGGGGCGGCGACATTCCAGAACTTCGCCAACCCGCTCTTCGCCATCTGCGGTGCCATTACCGCCGTCGCCGATGCAACCTCGTCCGAAACCGGAAAGCTGTGTGCGCAATACCTCGGCCCCGGATTGAGCCGGTTCAATTTCAACTATCTGCCGTTCCCGACCGACCCGTACCTGATGAAGTCGCCGGACAACATCATCTACTCCGATCCGAAACTGGCCCCCGGCGGTGCCGGCCCAGCGGAGACACCACCCGAAATTCCGCCAGCGGTGTCCGCGTACACCGGACTCAACGGCGATGTCCCCCCGCCGCCGGGGTATGGGCAGCCACCCGCGGTCGCTCCGGGCCCCTCCGCCCCAGATCATTTGCCGGCGTTCCCATCACCTGCGTTATACCCGGGCGCGCCGGTCTCAACGCCGACCAGCTTGTCGCAGATGCTGTTGCCGGCGGACGGACCGGCATCATGACCGGCTGGAGGTCGGCGCATCGGATCCTCGTGATCGGTGCCGCGGTAATCCTCACCGTCACCGGCTGTGCTTTTCGGGGGCTGAACTCGTTGCCATTGCCCGGAGCGGTGGGCCGGGGCGCCGGAGCCACGATCTACCACGTCGAAATCGCCAACGTCGGCACGCTGGAATCAAACTCACCGGTGATGATGAAAGACGTCGTCGTCGGCAGCGTGGGGAACATGACCTTCACGAACTGGCACGCCGATGTCGAGGTATCGGTGCGGCCCGGCGTGGTGATCCCCGCCAACGCCGTCGCCACCGTCGGTCAGACCAGCCTCCTGGGATCCATGCACCTGGCGCTCGATGCGCCCCTGGGCCAACCACCGCGCGGGCGACTCGAGCCGGGCGCCACCATCCCGTTGGACAGATCATCGGCCTACCCGTCGACCGAGCAGACGCTGGCGTCGCTGTCGGCCGTCGTCAGCGGCGGCGGGTTAGGACAGATCGGCGATATCGTCCACAACCTCAACACCGCGCTGTCCGGGCGGGAAACCGATTTCCGCGATCTGTTGACCAGATTGGACACCTTCGTCGGCACGCTGGATAGCCAGCGCGACAACATCATTGGCGCCATTCAGGGTCTGAACCGGCTCGCGAGCACGTTCGCCGGACAGCGCGACGTCATCGCACGCGCGCTGCGCGATATACCACCGGCACTCGATGTCCTGATCCGGGAGCGTCCACGCCTGACCACGGCGCTCAACAAGCTGGGAGTGCTCAGTGCCACTGCCACCCAGCTGGTCACGGACACGCAGGCCGATTTGGTGAAGAACCTGAAGAACCTCGAGCCGACACTTCGTGCACTCGCCGACGTCGGCGCCGAACTCGACACGGTCCTGGGCTACGCGCTGACCTTTCCGTTCCCGCAGGACTTCCTCGACCGCGGCTTCCGCGGCGACTACATCAACGTCTTCGCCGTCATGGACCTGACGATTCCCCGTCTCAAACGGGGGCTGTTGCTGGGCACTCGATGGGGTGAAGAGGGCGCGCCGCTAGTGGCGGCGCCGGGTGACCCGTATTACCTGAACTACACCTACGACCCGCTGGGGGCGCCGATCACGCCCGCACCACCGGCCGCTGCGCCAACCGGGCCGCCACCCGGGGCTGCGCCGCCGGAGGCCGGCACCCCACCGCCATCCCACCCGAAAGTCCCAGCCCCCACCGATTTTCCACCCCTGGACGAAGGCGGCCGCTGATGCTGACCCGCTTTGTCCGAATTCAATTGATCATCTTCACGATCGCTTCCGTTGTTGGAGTTGTGGTGATGGTGTTCGACTACATGCAGGTGCCAACGCTCTTGGGTCTCGGCCGCATCAGTGTGAAGCTGGAGTTACCCGCC
This genomic interval from Mycobacterium sp. SMC-2 contains the following:
- a CDS encoding acyl-CoA thioesterase II encodes the protein MGFTVQGLLDSLALTQAGPGRFIGSNVDMGSSVVFGGQLMAQSIVAACLGHEGKAAKTLHIVFARTASPDEPVEVVVDPVHSGRTLASSTVTISQGERICAKSMVLLSADEQDIIRHADSPVIASDPDEMHGDEEGGWQIRVVGGVDINDPEAVGPPELDVWNRFVGAPDDRVIGQALLAYATDGFLIGTAMRPHPGVGQALAHKTLSTGVLSHTITFHEPFSAGEWLLLSQRSPYAGCGRSYGRADVFRRDGQLVASFVQDNMIRAMRTGSAGL
- a CDS encoding MCE family protein, with the translated sequence MTADALTPRPFPWLSVLRPIAGLGTILATALVFVFVADIFQGNLTRTVPVTVLSDRAGLAMSPDARVKMLGVQVGKVSWIEDLPDGGAAIHLAMDPARLHLIPANVLVDVASTTVFGAKFVQLVPPADPSRAPMYAGQVLDSKHVTIEINTVFQQLTSVLSEVEPAKLNETLGAIASALRGRGEKFGQMVSHLNKFLATVDPSLRTLSHDIEVSPAVMNAYADAAPDLVKIAGNATQVSKTFVEEQQNLDTLLISTIGLADVGNDVVGNNRQALTDVVHLLVPTTDLANQYHEGLTCSLRGMLPLVHTPALPDPGVVISVSLLFGRERYRYPSNLPKVAAKGGPHCMDLPNVPFAKREPFLVTDVGANPAQYGNQGILLNSDRLKQMLFGPIDGPPRNSTQIGQPG
- a CDS encoding MCE family protein; translated protein: MSALARTGVKFGLFATLTAVLTGFLLVVFSEYRTGSTNGYSAVFADASRLKAGDSVRAAGIRVGTVNGVALQPDNTVLVTFDADRNVVLTTGTRLAVRYLNLVGDRYLDLIDGPGSMRILPAHAQIPRDRTEPALDLDLLLSGLKPVIHGLNSQQVNALTASLLQIVQGQGGTLQSLLSKTSSFTSGLADNDQVIKQLIDNLNTVVATLDKNGDKFSGAVDRLERLVSGLSADRDPIGAAIDSLDNGTASIANLLATARPPLAATVGQLNRLAPILDQDKDHLDAALQRAPENYRKLARFGSYGSFVNYYICELSLRVTDLQGRTVVVPWFKQKDGRCAEP
- a CDS encoding MCE family protein, yielding MLRYREAKMMRAGFIGVVLVVLIVAVGLQPQRLVSLATDVRYRALFAEAGGLALGDAVTVSGIKVGAVSDVSLHSGKALVTFTINSKVRLGSDSTAHIRTGSLLGQRVLTLEPAGRRRMSPNEVIPVSRTSSPYSLVDAVSDLTTNVAGTDTQTLNQSLDTLAATINRVAPQLGPTFDGLTRLSRALNGRNEVLRELLNSAGNVTGILAERSQQLNTLLLNANDLIGVLNERRQAIVDLLGSTSALAKQLSGLVADNQKELAPILDKLNSVTAMLEKNRDNIAKALPGMAKFQVTQAETVANGFYYNAFVPNLPPAQNLQPFLDYAFGFRRGTNAGQPPDNAGPRAEFPFPYNGIPGGSR
- a CDS encoding MCE family protein → MNRRRLVAVTAAVLVGLIIGGATPLIRQSYFAPKTVTAVFTTATGIYPGDEVRVAGVKVGNIRSIKPDGTQITMTLNVNHDVPIPADAKAVIVAQNLVAARYVQLAPAYESSGPTMPDGAVIPVDRTAVPVEWDEVKTQLMRLATDLGPTSGVSSTSVSRFIDSAANAMNGNGDKLRQTLAQLSGIGRILADGSGNIVDILKNLQTFVTALRDSNTQIVQFEDHFASLTSVLNGSRSDLDSALNDLSVAVGEVQRFIAGTRDKASEQVQRLANVTQTITDHRIDLENILHVAPNAFANGYNMYSPDTGSVVGAATFQNFANPLFAICGAITAVADATSSETGKLCAQYLGPGLSRFNFNYLPFPTDPYLMKSPDNIIYSDPKLAPGGAGPAETPPEIPPAVSAYTGLNGDVPPPPGYGQPPAVAPGPSAPDHLPAFPSPALYPGAPVSTPTSLSQMLLPADGPAS
- a CDS encoding MCE family protein, whose amino-acid sequence is MTGWRSAHRILVIGAAVILTVTGCAFRGLNSLPLPGAVGRGAGATIYHVEIANVGTLESNSPVMMKDVVVGSVGNMTFTNWHADVEVSVRPGVVIPANAVATVGQTSLLGSMHLALDAPLGQPPRGRLEPGATIPLDRSSAYPSTEQTLASLSAVVSGGGLGQIGDIVHNLNTALSGRETDFRDLLTRLDTFVGTLDSQRDNIIGAIQGLNRLASTFAGQRDVIARALRDIPPALDVLIRERPRLTTALNKLGVLSATATQLVTDTQADLVKNLKNLEPTLRALADVGAELDTVLGYALTFPFPQDFLDRGFRGDYINVFAVMDLTIPRLKRGLLLGTRWGEEGAPLVAAPGDPYYLNYTYDPLGAPITPAPPAAAPTGPPPGAAPPEAGTPPPSHPKVPAPTDFPPLDEGGR